From Chryseobacterium shandongense, the proteins below share one genomic window:
- the dacB gene encoding D-alanyl-D-alanine carboxypeptidase/D-alanyl-D-alanine endopeptidase, protein MRKTLAVLTLSVQVFYAQDISHKLDEATKNLMNSSGAVSSNLSFYVSDESGNFIYEYQGNKGLSTASTQKIFTAAAALEVLGKNYTYKTTAGYSGNISGGNLKGDFIITSTGDPTLGSWRYDGYKPENFKQKLIEAIKKAGVTKISGDLVIDDSYFDHQTIPGGWPWDDLGNYYGAGVWGVNWRENQFDININGNEFKSFSYPLEGVKWLNDVKVGGNSDQSLIFTAPHSNVALINGTLPSKTVTVSGATPNPPLQLGVEVKQWLQQAGIELSGRTVTNSQLEIEDKKTVSFSKNNTIFTYESPTLDKIIYWFLRKSVNLYGETLIKTLGKEKKGNPSFKTGVAFLKEFWKSKGINANMINFADGSGLSPQNYVSARAEVQALIYAKKQTWFESYYDGFPTQDNGMKMKSGTMRDTKSFAGFHTSKEGKKYVFSIIINNYQGSGSSELQKILNVLK, encoded by the coding sequence ATGAGAAAAACATTAGCTGTTCTTACCTTATCCGTTCAGGTTTTTTATGCCCAGGATATCTCTCATAAACTGGATGAAGCCACCAAAAACCTGATGAATTCTTCAGGTGCTGTTTCATCAAACTTATCATTTTACGTTTCAGACGAAAGCGGGAATTTTATTTATGAATACCAGGGAAATAAAGGACTCTCTACGGCTTCCACTCAAAAGATATTTACTGCTGCAGCAGCTCTTGAAGTGTTAGGCAAAAACTATACTTATAAAACAACGGCTGGGTACTCTGGGAATATTTCCGGCGGAAATTTAAAAGGTGACTTCATCATCACTTCAACAGGTGATCCTACACTCGGAAGCTGGAGGTATGACGGCTATAAACCGGAAAATTTTAAACAAAAACTTATTGAAGCCATTAAAAAAGCAGGAGTTACAAAAATTTCAGGTGATCTTGTTATTGATGATTCCTATTTCGACCATCAGACGATTCCCGGAGGATGGCCTTGGGATGACCTCGGAAACTATTATGGAGCGGGAGTTTGGGGAGTTAACTGGCGCGAAAACCAGTTTGATATCAATATCAACGGAAACGAATTCAAAAGTTTTTCCTATCCTTTGGAGGGTGTAAAATGGCTCAATGACGTAAAAGTTGGCGGAAATTCAGACCAGAGCCTGATTTTTACCGCACCACATTCCAATGTTGCTTTGATAAACGGAACATTGCCTTCAAAAACCGTAACGGTTTCCGGAGCAACACCCAATCCGCCGTTGCAACTTGGTGTAGAGGTGAAACAATGGCTCCAACAGGCCGGAATTGAACTTTCCGGAAGAACGGTAACCAATTCCCAGTTGGAAATCGAAGACAAAAAAACAGTCAGCTTTTCTAAAAACAACACGATTTTCACCTACGAATCTCCGACGCTTGATAAGATTATTTACTGGTTTTTAAGAAAAAGCGTCAATCTTTACGGCGAAACTTTAATCAAAACTTTAGGAAAGGAGAAAAAAGGAAATCCAAGCTTTAAAACCGGAGTAGCTTTCCTGAAAGAATTCTGGAAGTCGAAAGGAATTAACGCGAATATGATTAATTTTGCCGACGGTAGCGGACTTTCCCCACAAAATTACGTGTCTGCAAGAGCTGAAGTCCAGGCGTTAATTTATGCTAAAAAACAAACCTGGTTCGAATCCTACTACGACGGTTTCCCAACCCAGGATAACGGGATGAAAATGAAAAGCGGAACCATGAGAGACACCAAATCTTTCGCCGGGTTTCATACTTCGAAAGAAGGAAAAAAATATGTATTCTCCATTATCATCAATAATTATCAGGGAAGCGGAAGTTCCGAACTGCAGAAAATCCTGAATGTTTTAAAATAA
- the fsa gene encoding fructose-6-phosphate aldolase, whose translation MKFFIDTANLEQIKEAKDLGILDGVTTNPSLMAKEGIQGAEAIRNHYKAICEIVDGDISAEVLSTTYEEMIKEGDELAAIHPNIVVKIPMIKDGIKALKYFSDKGIRTNCTLIFSPGQALLAAKAGATYVSPFLGRLDDISTDGLNLIQEIRLIFDNYMYETEILAASIRHSMHIVDCAKIGADVITSPLPPILSLLKHPLTDNGLAQFIADSQKLA comes from the coding sequence ATGAAATTTTTTATTGACACTGCTAATTTAGAGCAAATAAAAGAAGCTAAAGATCTTGGAATTCTTGACGGCGTTACGACCAATCCTTCATTAATGGCAAAAGAGGGAATCCAGGGTGCTGAAGCGATCAGAAATCATTATAAAGCTATTTGTGAAATTGTAGACGGAGATATCTCTGCAGAGGTTCTTTCTACAACATACGAGGAAATGATTAAGGAAGGTGACGAATTGGCAGCCATTCATCCGAATATCGTGGTTAAAATCCCAATGATCAAGGACGGAATTAAGGCATTAAAGTATTTTTCAGATAAAGGGATCAGAACCAATTGTACATTGATTTTTTCTCCGGGACAGGCTCTTTTGGCAGCGAAGGCCGGAGCTACTTATGTTTCTCCTTTTCTGGGAAGACTTGATGATATTTCAACAGACGGATTAAACTTAATTCAGGAAATCAGATTGATTTTTGATAATTATATGTATGAAACTGAAATTTTAGCTGCGTCTATCCGTCACTCGATGCACATTGTAGATTGCGCGAAAATCGGTGCTGATGTAATCACCTCACCACTTCCTCCGATTTTGAGCCTCCTAAAACATCCCCTTACGGATAACGGACTGGCTCAGTTTATTGCAGATTCTCAAAAACTGGCTTAA
- a CDS encoding M56 family metallopeptidase has product METVLLYLGKVIICSGVMFLYYKLSLKDKTFHHYNRFYLLSAMLISLLLPLVKIEDFTIEVSNNIYKLLDTVQNFNNKNETNDYTYFRVIFSALGLVSFYFLGRFIYGIFRIYQLKDQFQKESFDGINFYQTNLSEAPFSYFKNLFWKNSIMLNSEVGKQILKHEMVHIEQKHSFDKILMEIITSVFWFNPFFHLIKKEISLIHEYLADKKAVKQSDTKAFAQMLLASHFSGNQLPATSPFLSSNLKKRLKMLQKPKTKFGYARRIFALPVVFSVAFAYLVNAKNQEIKATNMEIEKAVSQIKEENKTIIKKDTISPKSSENKTIVTPKVYRKSDDDRKIAELSKKIQERSEALKNFKPETAEYNKNLEEIGKLSGEIGKIASSKDFLNSAMVIKIDGKDMKFDEYFDSKEFKNALKEVRDFKYEFEMPELPEMDIEFPEVPLPPDAPKVKVYKFKGTGDMKWSPEADMVLRSSEKVKESAATAKKRAKLDKERARLEEKRAKLEGERAKLEAERRVLEGGRRPFIYSNTVRAVPGERAFRIHADNIKISKNGTSIIASGFKNAEGVENMKIYIDGKESTKEQMEALKPEAIRSINVNKRNTDGKTIGEIKIETK; this is encoded by the coding sequence ATGGAAACTGTACTTTTATACTTAGGAAAAGTTATTATATGTTCCGGTGTAATGTTTTTATATTATAAGTTGTCTTTAAAAGACAAGACATTCCATCATTACAACAGATTTTATCTTTTGTCTGCAATGTTGATATCCTTGCTGCTGCCACTGGTTAAAATTGAAGATTTTACTATTGAAGTGAGCAATAATATTTATAAATTATTAGATACGGTACAGAATTTTAACAATAAAAATGAAACCAATGACTACACTTATTTTAGAGTTATTTTTTCAGCTTTGGGACTGGTTTCTTTCTATTTTTTAGGAAGATTTATCTACGGGATTTTCAGGATCTATCAGCTGAAAGACCAGTTTCAGAAAGAAAGCTTCGACGGGATTAATTTCTATCAAACCAATCTTAGCGAAGCACCCTTTTCTTACTTTAAAAATCTTTTCTGGAAGAATTCTATTATGTTGAATTCAGAAGTCGGGAAACAGATTTTGAAGCACGAAATGGTACACATCGAACAGAAGCATTCATTCGATAAAATCCTTATGGAGATTATTACGTCCGTTTTCTGGTTCAATCCTTTTTTTCATCTCATTAAAAAAGAAATTAGTTTAATTCACGAATATCTGGCTGATAAAAAAGCCGTAAAACAATCGGATACCAAAGCATTTGCGCAGATGCTTTTAGCAAGCCACTTTTCCGGAAATCAGTTGCCTGCCACCAGTCCGTTTTTAAGTTCCAATTTAAAAAAACGATTAAAAATGTTACAAAAACCTAAAACAAAATTCGGGTATGCGCGTAGAATTTTTGCGTTGCCGGTCGTATTTTCAGTAGCTTTTGCTTATCTGGTAAATGCCAAGAACCAGGAAATTAAAGCAACGAATATGGAGATTGAGAAAGCTGTTTCTCAAATCAAAGAAGAAAACAAAACGATCATTAAAAAAGATACTATTTCTCCGAAGTCATCTGAAAATAAAACTATTGTTACTCCGAAAGTGTACAGAAAATCAGATGACGACAGGAAAATTGCCGAGCTGAGTAAAAAAATTCAGGAAAGATCTGAAGCTCTGAAAAATTTTAAGCCTGAAACCGCAGAATACAATAAGAATCTTGAAGAAATAGGAAAACTCTCCGGTGAAATCGGAAAGATAGCTAGCTCTAAAGATTTTCTTAATTCTGCAATGGTAATTAAAATCGACGGAAAAGATATGAAGTTTGACGAATATTTTGATTCCAAAGAATTTAAAAATGCATTGAAGGAGGTTAGAGATTTTAAGTATGAATTTGAGATGCCGGAACTTCCGGAAATGGATATTGAATTTCCGGAAGTTCCTTTACCTCCGGATGCTCCGAAAGTTAAAGTGTACAAATTTAAAGGAACGGGAGATATGAAATGGTCTCCTGAAGCCGATATGGTTTTAAGATCGTCGGAAAAAGTAAAAGAATCTGCTGCAACAGCCAAAAAAAGAGCTAAGCTTGATAAAGAACGTGCAAGACTAGAGGAAAAAAGAGCTAAGCTGGAAGGCGAAAGGGCAAAATTGGAAGCAGAAAGAAGGGTGTTGGAAGGAGGAAGAAGACCTTTTATTTATAGCAATACCGTAAGGGCCGTTCCCGGCGAGCGAGCGTTCAGAATACATGCAGACAACATTAAGATCAGCAAAAATGGTACCTCCATTATTGCATCAGGATTTAAAAATGCAGAAGGTGTAGAAAACATGAAAATCTATATTGATGGTAAGGAATCCACAAAAGAACAGATGGAAGCGTTAAAACCGGAAGCAATCAGAAGTATTAACGTAAACAAAAGAAATACGGACGGAAAAACTATCGGAGAGATAAAAATAGAAACAAAATAA
- a CDS encoding hypervirulence associated TUDOR domain-containing protein: protein MSTLKKGDMVRWNSSNGETHGAITKVHTKDFVFMNRQRRASEDNPQYEVMSEKTGKSAVHKGSALKKM, encoded by the coding sequence ATGAGCACATTAAAAAAGGGAGATATGGTACGATGGAATTCCAGCAATGGAGAAACCCACGGAGCCATTACAAAAGTTCACACCAAAGACTTTGTATTTATGAACAGGCAGCGAAGAGCTTCAGAAGATAATCCGCAATATGAAGTGATGAGCGAAAAAACAGGAAAATCGGCTGTACATAAAGGATCAGCCTTAAAGAAAATGTAA
- a CDS encoding YdeI/OmpD-associated family protein has translation MQTQSFKARLEIIGINPFVFLPEKILNGIFQASGKCKSPIPVKGTVNGKPFRQNLMKHLGEWRLYINLSMLKNSPKRVGEMIEVSVEFDDSERAVSIHPELDKAIRESPLTTKNFENLIPSAKLELIRYINNLKTEAAIKRNIEKIIKYLKGETDFFGKKINI, from the coding sequence ATGCAAACCCAATCATTCAAAGCCAGACTTGAAATCATCGGGATCAATCCTTTTGTTTTTCTTCCTGAAAAAATCCTGAACGGGATATTTCAGGCTTCAGGAAAATGCAAAAGTCCGATTCCTGTGAAAGGAACGGTAAATGGTAAACCATTCAGGCAAAATTTAATGAAACATTTAGGAGAGTGGAGGCTGTATATTAATCTGAGCATGCTGAAAAATTCTCCAAAGAGAGTTGGCGAAATGATCGAAGTCTCGGTTGAATTTGACGATTCTGAAAGAGCCGTTTCCATACACCCAGAACTGGATAAAGCCATTCGTGAAAGCCCTCTGACAACGAAAAATTTTGAAAATCTTATTCCCTCCGCAAAACTAGAATTGATCCGTTACATTAATAACCTTAAAACTGAGGCTGCTATCAAAAGAAATATTGAAAAGATTATCAAATACTTAAAAGGAGAAACTGATTTTTTCGGAAAAAAAATTAACATATAG
- a CDS encoding sensor histidine kinase: MRKSIFARLNNWIIFVLMTIVVLTIVIASTILINFLRKEEIKRVDILVSALKFQQEVETPSLEIQELLLQIYSSNTTIPVIILDKNNQIMVHKNISPDIEDDPKKIVMLAKQMAKSYAPIEIELVKGNKQFVYYDNSRLLNNLQYSPYILGFFILCYFLFSFWFFRTIKKTDEGYLWAGLAKETAHQIGTPLSSMIGWMEIMKLDDPESEGIHEIEKDIERLKTISERFSKIGSVPELNDMDFNATIKENYDYLKTRISRKINFGLHLPNYTISVPHNKILMSWVIENLVKNAVDAMKGEGSISMSVIERNKNIIVEVQDTGSGMTKHQALNAFKPGYSTKKRGWGLGLSLAKRVIQEYHNGDIRIAQTEVGKGTTFRITVKKA; this comes from the coding sequence TTGAGAAAATCAATTTTTGCCAGGTTGAATAACTGGATCATTTTTGTGCTAATGACAATTGTTGTCCTGACCATTGTGATCGCCTCCACCATTCTGATCAATTTTCTCCGTAAGGAAGAGATTAAAAGAGTTGATATTTTGGTAAGCGCCTTAAAATTTCAGCAGGAAGTGGAGACGCCAAGTTTGGAAATCCAGGAATTGTTGCTGCAGATTTACAGCTCAAATACAACGATTCCAGTAATTATCCTTGATAAAAATAATCAGATAATGGTGCATAAAAATATTTCTCCGGATATTGAAGATGATCCAAAAAAAATTGTCATGCTTGCAAAGCAAATGGCAAAAAGTTATGCACCTATTGAAATTGAACTGGTAAAAGGAAATAAGCAGTTTGTATACTACGATAATTCCCGTCTGCTGAATAACCTTCAGTATTCACCTTATATTTTAGGCTTTTTTATTTTATGTTATTTCCTGTTTTCATTCTGGTTTTTCAGAACCATCAAGAAGACGGATGAAGGCTATCTTTGGGCCGGACTTGCCAAAGAAACCGCACACCAGATCGGAACTCCCTTATCTTCAATGATCGGCTGGATGGAAATTATGAAGCTAGATGATCCCGAATCTGAAGGTATTCACGAAATTGAAAAAGATATTGAAAGATTAAAAACCATTTCGGAAAGGTTTTCTAAAATCGGTTCTGTTCCGGAATTGAATGATATGGATTTTAACGCAACTATTAAAGAGAATTATGATTATTTAAAAACAAGAATTTCCAGGAAAATTAATTTCGGACTGCATCTCCCGAATTACACCATTTCTGTTCCGCATAATAAAATTCTCATGAGCTGGGTCATTGAAAACCTGGTGAAAAATGCAGTTGATGCCATGAAAGGGGAAGGATCAATTTCTATGTCGGTGATCGAGAGAAATAAAAATATTATAGTAGAAGTTCAGGATACAGGAAGCGGAATGACGAAACACCAGGCTCTCAACGCATTTAAACCCGGATATTCTACCAAAAAACGCGGATGGGGATTGGGCCTATCACTCGCCAAACGAGTAATTCAGGAGTATCATAATGGTGATATAAGAATCGCGCAGACCGAAGTAGGAAAAGGAACGACTTTCAGAATTACAGTTAAGAAAGCATGA
- a CDS encoding sugar O-acetyltransferase, giving the protein MTEKEKCKAGLLYNANYDQELIQERIAAKDLCGEYNQLKNSDTKGRTSLLKNILGKTGENICIEPSFWCDYGYNIEVGENFYANHNLVVLDCAKITFGNNVFIGPNCSFYTATHPIDAKQRNEGMETAHPIKVGDNVWFGGNVVVLPGVSIGNNTVIGAGSMVTKDIPANVVAVGNPCKPMRNIEK; this is encoded by the coding sequence ATGACAGAAAAAGAAAAATGTAAGGCCGGACTCTTGTACAATGCCAATTATGATCAGGAGCTGATACAGGAAAGAATAGCAGCGAAAGACCTTTGTGGGGAATACAATCAGCTCAAAAATTCCGACACCAAAGGCAGAACGTCACTGTTGAAAAATATACTGGGGAAAACAGGAGAAAACATCTGTATCGAACCCAGCTTTTGGTGCGACTATGGCTACAATATCGAAGTAGGCGAAAATTTTTATGCCAACCATAATCTGGTTGTTTTAGACTGTGCTAAGATCACTTTTGGCAATAATGTATTCATCGGTCCCAATTGCAGTTTCTATACCGCAACCCATCCCATTGATGCAAAGCAGCGCAATGAAGGAATGGAAACAGCACATCCGATAAAAGTAGGAGATAATGTATGGTTCGGTGGAAACGTAGTAGTGCTTCCTGGAGTTTCTATCGGAAATAATACGGTGATCGGCGCGGGAAGCATGGTCACCAAAGATATACCGGCAAATGTAGTGGCAGTGGGAAATCCATGTAAACCCATGAGGAATATTGAAAAGTAA
- a CDS encoding GLPGLI family protein encodes MKNISFLFLFMSIAAGAQINRFFYEYKFIADSNNKEDIKKELMLLDIDQKGSNYYSRDKFVADSTSMAEVQKQIKGGGGNINISRRDNQGQVGYKVTKSYPDFKTYLFTRISMDQYKVKEDQKPEWKILPEKQKIGEYNAQKATTTYGGRDWIAWFSTDIPFQDGPYKFYGLPGLIVKLEDTTGSHVMTLVGNKKMAAPIVSEDMEIPGNVRIMGLGGKELEISKSQYKKLWKDYVNDPSKNMREMMMRNGGDNTRVSFKVKTQDGKEISDPNQVFREMEKRTKESLAKNNNPIEPDLVK; translated from the coding sequence ATGAAAAACATCAGCTTTCTTTTTCTGTTCATGAGCATTGCAGCCGGTGCACAGATCAACCGTTTTTTCTACGAGTATAAATTTATTGCCGATTCCAACAACAAGGAGGATATAAAAAAAGAATTGATGCTATTGGATATTGATCAAAAAGGATCCAATTATTACAGCAGAGACAAGTTTGTTGCCGATTCCACATCCATGGCTGAAGTGCAGAAGCAGATCAAAGGAGGTGGCGGAAACATCAACATCAGCAGAAGGGACAATCAGGGACAGGTAGGATATAAAGTGACAAAAAGCTATCCCGATTTTAAAACCTATCTTTTTACAAGGATTTCAATGGATCAGTATAAAGTAAAAGAAGACCAGAAACCGGAATGGAAGATTCTTCCCGAAAAACAGAAAATAGGGGAGTACAATGCACAAAAAGCAACTACCACTTACGGCGGAAGAGATTGGATAGCTTGGTTCAGTACGGATATTCCTTTTCAGGACGGACCCTACAAATTTTACGGGCTTCCGGGACTGATCGTAAAACTTGAAGATACTACAGGCTCCCATGTTATGACACTCGTAGGAAACAAAAAAATGGCAGCTCCCATAGTCTCAGAAGATATGGAAATTCCAGGGAATGTAAGAATTATGGGACTTGGAGGAAAAGAGCTTGAGATTTCAAAATCCCAATACAAAAAGTTGTGGAAAGATTACGTGAATGACCCATCTAAAAATATGAGAGAAATGATGATGAGAAACGGTGGTGACAATACCAGAGTAAGTTTCAAAGTAAAAACACAGGATGGTAAAGAAATTTCAGACCCGAACCAGGTGTTCAGGGAAATGGAAAAAAGAACCAAAGAATCTCTGGCTAAAAATAACAATCCTATCGAACCGGATTTAGTAAAATAG
- a CDS encoding BlaI/MecI/CopY family transcriptional regulator, with translation MKIQTLTKAEEQVMQYLWKLEKGFLKDVLDLFPEPKPHTNTVSTILKVLKEKEFVDYHVYGRQHEYFPLVSKEQYSGKTMKSLVKNYFKGSYKSAVSFLVEKNEMTVEDLEMLLHELKKKN, from the coding sequence ATGAAAATTCAGACGTTAACCAAAGCAGAAGAGCAGGTAATGCAATATCTATGGAAACTCGAAAAAGGATTTCTTAAAGATGTCCTGGACCTTTTCCCCGAGCCTAAACCTCATACGAATACTGTTTCTACCATCCTGAAAGTTTTGAAGGAAAAAGAATTCGTAGATTATCATGTGTATGGTAGACAGCATGAGTATTTTCCGCTGGTATCCAAAGAGCAATACTCCGGAAAAACCATGAAAAGCCTGGTTAAAAATTATTTTAAGGGATCTTACAAAAGTGCCGTTTCATTTTTAGTGGAAAAAAATGAGATGACGGTAGAAGATCTAGAAATGCTATTGCACGAACTTAAAAAGAAAAACTAA
- the pepE gene encoding dipeptidase PepE, whose translation MNIILASTSTLFGGEYLEYLTEEIVQLFEGSDEIIFIPFARPGGISHDEYTQKARSFFDKINIKVKGLHEFDDKAEALNNAKGFFTGGGNTFLLVKTLHEENLMSVLKSNVESGKPYLGCSAGSNIGGQNMKTTNDMPIVYPPSFECMGLVPFNINPHYLDPSPELKHNGETRETRIKEFLTQNDVKVVGLREGNWIRRKADRITVEGAELTRIFEKDKEPYEIESGTEL comes from the coding sequence ATGAATATCATCTTAGCATCAACATCTACACTTTTTGGTGGAGAATATCTTGAATATTTAACAGAAGAAATCGTTCAGCTCTTTGAAGGGAGTGATGAAATTATTTTTATTCCTTTTGCAAGGCCGGGAGGAATTTCTCATGATGAGTATACTCAAAAAGCGCGTTCTTTCTTTGATAAAATCAACATTAAAGTAAAAGGGCTTCATGAGTTCGACGATAAAGCAGAAGCATTAAATAACGCAAAAGGCTTCTTTACAGGAGGCGGAAATACTTTTCTATTAGTAAAAACCTTACACGAAGAAAATCTGATGTCAGTTTTAAAAAGTAATGTTGAAAGCGGAAAACCTTATTTAGGATGCAGCGCGGGAAGCAATATCGGCGGACAAAATATGAAAACCACCAACGATATGCCCATCGTTTATCCACCAAGCTTCGAGTGTATGGGATTAGTTCCTTTCAATATTAATCCGCACTACCTTGACCCCAGCCCTGAACTTAAACACAATGGGGAAACAAGAGAAACGAGAATCAAAGAGTTTTTAACTCAGAATGACGTAAAAGTTGTCGGGCTCCGTGAAGGAAACTGGATCAGAAGAAAAGCAGACAGAATTACCGTAGAAGGAGCAGAACTTACCAGAATCTTTGAAAAAGATAAAGAACCTTATGAGATTGAATCGGGCACGGAACTTTAA
- a CDS encoding tetratricopeptide repeat protein, protein MNIRTLLLGLMLTGSLSFVSAQTTKTDSAAGTTNTTATTTATQSANSAIDALKKQIEANPKDAEALSKLAGAYQEASDWTNAIDTWKKISVLLPDWAPSYYSQAYVYQNMKDDANAKLAYEKYIATVKPEEVEQNKKNLAYAYFYVAFSEQQSDPAKAKEHIAKSLQYDPTNQDAIKLSQALNS, encoded by the coding sequence ATGAATATCAGAACCCTTTTATTAGGTTTAATGTTGACGGGAAGTTTAAGTTTTGTGAGCGCACAAACTACTAAAACAGATAGTGCTGCAGGTACTACTAATACAACTGCAACTACAACCGCAACACAGTCAGCTAACTCTGCTATTGATGCTTTAAAGAAGCAGATTGAAGCCAATCCGAAAGATGCGGAAGCATTATCGAAATTAGCAGGAGCTTATCAGGAAGCTTCCGACTGGACAAATGCCATTGACACATGGAAGAAAATCTCAGTTCTTTTGCCTGATTGGGCACCATCATATTATAGCCAGGCTTATGTCTATCAAAATATGAAAGATGACGCAAATGCGAAACTGGCATACGAAAAATATATAGCCACGGTAAAGCCGGAAGAAGTAGAACAAAATAAGAAAAATCTGGCTTATGCTTATTTTTATGTAGCCTTTTCAGAGCAGCAATCTGATCCGGCTAAGGCGAAGGAGCATATTGCCAAATCGCTACAGTATGATCCTACCAATCAGGATGCGATCAAACTGAGCCAAGCTTTAAATTCATAG